The genome window ATTACAAGTGAGAAATATGAATAATATTATGAAAAAAGCAAAAGAAGTTTTAAACTATCATCATGTATTATATGCAGGTAAGCATTATATTAGTATACCAGAAACAGAGAGCAATTTAAGGAATGTTTTAATCCTGTTAGAGAGGAATGAATATATAGTGATTTGTATGATAAAATGGGTATATAGTTATATAAAAATGATAACAACAATAAAAGTAAGTGAGGAAATTCATGGGATATCATTTCGTCAAAATCAGCGATAAGGAATTTGTAAAATATCTTTATAAAAAACTTAAAGAAGACGAGGTAACAGGACTTTCCGCCCAAATAGCCTATTTTCTTTTACTATCTATTATTCCTTTTTTAATCTTTGGAATCACACTTTTGGCTTACTTGCCAATTTCAACCCATTATGTAATTGATCTATTTAAGAATATTGCTCCTATTGAAATGTTTGAATTGGTGCAAAATGCCATCACTTCTGTATTAGACACCAAAAGAGGAGATATACTATCCATGAGCATATTGATGACTCTATGGACTGCTTCTAACGGGATTAATGCCATCATAAAAGCCTTGAATAAGGCTTATAATGCAGTGGAAAATAGGGGATTTATTTTAAACCGACTTATCTCTGTGCTCTTGGTATTGGGATTGGTATCTGCTGTCGGTATTGCCCTAATATTATCCGTCTTTGGAAATTTAATAGGAAAATATTTATTTAGTTACCTGGGAGTACCCCATTCTTTTCTGATTTTCTGGAATATTGCTAGAATATTAGGAAGCTTTGCTTTGTTAGTACTGATATTTGCTTTATTATACTTTATTGCTCCCAACAAGAAATTAAAATGGAAGGAAATCTTTGCAGGATCCATATTTGCTGCCATAGGTTGGGTACTGGTATCTTTAGTATTTTCATTTTATGTAAATAATTTTGGAAATTATTCCGCCACCTATGGAAGTTTGGGAGGAGTGATCATATTAATGCTTTGGCTATATCTCTCGGGAATGATTCTGATTATTGGTGGAGAGATAAATGCTACAGCTGAATATTTTAGGCAAGAAGGGCTTAAAAGGGAGACGGCATGAGAGCTTGGTCTCTACTTATGAAGTATATGTTTATTCTATGAATATAATTTATCTATAAATAAGTACAATATTCATAGATGATATTTTGTATAATGATCACAAAGGTGACGGAAGTAATTTGTCGAAATTTTAACTGTAGAGAAAAAAATTAAAAACTAATAAAAACTATGTAAAGAGTTGAGGAGGTAAAACATGAAATCGTTTAATTATGTTAAGGCCACAACACTGGAAGAAGCTAGTAATATCCTCATTGAAAATGGAGCGAAAGCGACAATCTTAAATGGTGGAACAGACCTTCTTGTAAGATTAAGAGAGAACTTAATTCAACCAGAGGCAATTGTGGATATTAAAGGTATTCCAGAATTAAAAGACACTTATTATGATGAAAACACAGGGCTCACTATTGGTGCTATGACCACCATGAATGGATTGGGAGAGATAAAAGAAATACAAGAAAACTATGCATTCTTAGCAGATGCAGCCCATACAGTAGGTTCTCTTCAAATTAGAAATAGAGCAACCCTTACAGGAAACATTTGTAATGCTTCACCTTTAGCAGATACCGCTACTTCTCTATTGGTTCTAGAGGCAAAAGTAAATACTTATCATGCTAAAAATGGTAGAAGATCTATTGCTATTCATGAATTTTTTACGGGCCCAAGAACCAACACTTTGGAAATGGGTGAAATCGTTACATCTATCACTATTCCTCCTACCAAAGGAAAAGGGATCTATATTAAGAATGCCCGAAGAGAAGAAGTTGATTTAAGTACAGTAGGAGTAGCTGTTTTCAAAGAAGACAATGGTCAATTTAGAATAGCCTTAGGGGCGGTTGCTGCTACACCTATTCGAGCGTATAAAGCAGAAGAGATTATTAGCAATCAAGAAGTAACAGAGGATAGGATAGAACAAGCTGCCAAGGTAGCAAGAGAGACGGCTACACCTATTACAGATATTCGTGCATCTAAAGAATATCGTTCTGAAATGGTAGAAGTAATGACTAGAAGAGCGATAAAAAAATTAATTGAAGCTTAGGAGGGAAAGAAATGTTTGAAATTACCTTTACAATAAACGGTGAAAAACTGACTAAGCAAGTTGAGCCTAATAAGACCTTGCTAAAATATATAAGAGAAGATTTAGATTTAACGGGTACAAAGGAAGGTTGTGGAGCAGGAGAATGTGGAGCTTGTACCATTCTTGTAGATGGAAAAGCTACTAATGCCTGTTTAATGCTAGCCGTAGAAGCGGATGGCAAAGAAATTACTACCATAGAAGGGGTATCAGATGGATATAATTTAGATCCACTACAAGATGCTTTTATTGAACATGCAGCTCTACAATGCGGATTTTGTACTCCTGGTATGATTTTATCTGCTAAAGCTTTATTGAAAAACAATCCTCATCCTACGAGAGAAGAGGTAAAAAGAGCCATCAGTGGTAACCTTTGTCGTTGTACAGGCTATAAAAAGATAATAGATGCTATTATGGATGTAGCTGAAAATAATAAGGAACAGGGGGAAGCGTAAATGAATTTTGTTGGTCAAAGTGTAAAAAGAGTTGACGGTGTAAGAAAAGCTACTGGCTATACGAAATATGCAGATGATATTAAAATGTCTAAAATGCTATATGCTAAGGCAAAAAGAAGTCCCCTTGCTCATGCTAGAATTGTAAGCATAGATACTAGCAAAGCAGAGGCATTGTCAGGAGTAAAAGCAATAATTACTGGGCAAGACGTTAAAACAAAAGTAGGCTTATACCTTGAAGATAAAACTTTCCTTGCTGTAGACAAGGTAAGATACGTAGGGGAAGCTGTGGCAGCAGTAGCAGCTGAAACCGAAGCAATTGCGG of Irregularibacter muris contains these proteins:
- a CDS encoding YihY/virulence factor BrkB family protein; translation: MGYHFVKISDKEFVKYLYKKLKEDEVTGLSAQIAYFLLLSIIPFLIFGITLLAYLPISTHYVIDLFKNIAPIEMFELVQNAITSVLDTKRGDILSMSILMTLWTASNGINAIIKALNKAYNAVENRGFILNRLISVLLVLGLVSAVGIALILSVFGNLIGKYLFSYLGVPHSFLIFWNIARILGSFALLVLIFALLYFIAPNKKLKWKEIFAGSIFAAIGWVLVSLVFSFYVNNFGNYSATYGSLGGVIILMLWLYLSGMILIIGGEINATAEYFRQEGLKRETA
- a CDS encoding FAD binding domain-containing protein gives rise to the protein MKSFNYVKATTLEEASNILIENGAKATILNGGTDLLVRLRENLIQPEAIVDIKGIPELKDTYYDENTGLTIGAMTTMNGLGEIKEIQENYAFLADAAHTVGSLQIRNRATLTGNICNASPLADTATSLLVLEAKVNTYHAKNGRRSIAIHEFFTGPRTNTLEMGEIVTSITIPPTKGKGIYIKNARREEVDLSTVGVAVFKEDNGQFRIALGAVAATPIRAYKAEEIISNQEVTEDRIEQAAKVARETATPITDIRASKEYRSEMVEVMTRRAIKKLIEA
- a CDS encoding (2Fe-2S)-binding protein, with translation MFEITFTINGEKLTKQVEPNKTLLKYIREDLDLTGTKEGCGAGECGACTILVDGKATNACLMLAVEADGKEITTIEGVSDGYNLDPLQDAFIEHAALQCGFCTPGMILSAKALLKNNPHPTREEVKRAISGNLCRCTGYKKIIDAIMDVAENNKEQGEA